The Williamsia sp. DF01-3 genome has a window encoding:
- a CDS encoding sulfurtransferase, translating into MTVEIDNNPGFADYVHPERLVSTEWLSAHLGTNGLKIIESDEDVLLFDIGHIPTAQKVDWHLHLNDPVTRDYISGEQFAELMRSKGIRRDDTVVIYGDKSNWWAAYALWVFTLFGHEDVRLLDGGRDAWFSEDRDITLDVPVYPESDYPVVERDDSVIRAFADEVRGALGTEPLIDVRSPQEYSGERTHMPEYPQEGALRGGHIPTAVSIPWAKAAAPDGRFKPKAELDELYADFTSDEPTIVYCRIGERSSHTWFVLTHLLGFEKVRNYDGSWTEWGNAVRAPIVTGTEPGTAPSTSGKR; encoded by the coding sequence GTGACCGTTGAGATCGACAACAATCCCGGCTTCGCCGACTACGTTCATCCAGAGCGTCTGGTGAGCACCGAATGGCTCAGCGCCCATCTGGGAACCAACGGCCTCAAGATCATCGAATCGGACGAGGACGTGCTGCTGTTCGACATCGGCCACATCCCCACCGCACAGAAGGTCGACTGGCACCTTCACCTGAACGACCCGGTGACCCGCGACTACATCTCCGGCGAACAGTTCGCAGAACTGATGCGCAGCAAGGGTATTCGCCGCGACGACACCGTGGTCATCTACGGCGACAAGAGCAACTGGTGGGCCGCGTACGCACTCTGGGTCTTCACCCTGTTCGGTCACGAAGACGTACGACTGCTCGACGGCGGCCGCGACGCGTGGTTCTCGGAGGACCGCGACATCACCCTCGACGTCCCGGTCTATCCGGAGTCCGACTACCCGGTCGTCGAACGCGACGACTCGGTGATCCGTGCGTTCGCCGACGAGGTGCGCGGAGCACTCGGTACCGAACCACTGATCGATGTCCGTTCGCCGCAGGAATACTCCGGTGAGCGCACGCACATGCCCGAGTACCCCCAGGAGGGTGCGCTGCGTGGCGGACACATCCCCACCGCGGTCTCCATCCCGTGGGCCAAGGCAGCCGCCCCGGACGGCCGGTTCAAGCCGAAGGCCGAACTCGACGAGTTGTACGCCGACTTCACATCTGATGAGCCCACCATCGTCTACTGCCGGATCGGCGAGCGGTCTTCGCACACCTGGTTTGTGCTCACCCACCTGCTCGGATTCGAGAAGGTACGCAACTACGACGGGTCCTGGACCGAATGGGGCAACGCCGTGCGCGCCCCCATCGTGACCGGAACCGAACCCGGAACCGCCCCCTCGACAAGTGGCAAGAGGTGA
- a CDS encoding condensation domain-containing protein, with product MKFIQMMDQPVEPGGLVEWSPFTEGGFAQWTADSRPTSHNHEQHLRAAFEYRLRTKREGGRESWLGLAIDFDEPMSVPAIRAALSTWIDRHEVLRSHVVIWADRLARLTTPPGSVKLKMGRVGWYGEPGPLLDQLAGSFDRATAPLQWPAYIFATVAREDSFTLLFAADHSLVDGYSLIMGQYELVALYTAHRRKVEPDLPPVGSYVDFSAHQRREADSAGAEHEAVAVWADFLRDSGGELPRFDIADEDGTPVEAPTPSPQPGTDLIPQGSITADLLDDEQTNRFTAVCSAAGGSLLSGVMAALAIVYAELGGGPVFRCVIPRHTRTDQQWFGALGWFVATVPFRLDTSGAADFGQIIARAADEMRRVRKAGNLPYLRVGEILGHTGDTDIPDPRFVVSFIDLRFAPGHAEADAGRARMLRSHNYSNEEVYIWVHRTASGIRISSRFPAQGRTHRQVGRYLGAFGDFLKEVGNRSTYGPQPGDPERESAT from the coding sequence ATGAAGTTCATCCAGATGATGGATCAGCCCGTCGAACCTGGCGGGCTGGTCGAGTGGTCGCCCTTCACCGAGGGCGGATTTGCGCAGTGGACGGCTGATTCGCGGCCCACGTCGCACAATCACGAGCAGCATCTGCGCGCCGCGTTCGAATACCGGCTGCGCACCAAACGTGAGGGCGGCCGCGAATCGTGGCTGGGGCTGGCGATCGATTTCGACGAGCCGATGTCGGTACCGGCCATCCGCGCGGCACTGTCGACCTGGATCGACAGGCACGAGGTGCTGCGCAGCCATGTTGTCATCTGGGCGGACCGCCTGGCCCGGCTGACCACCCCGCCCGGATCGGTCAAGCTGAAGATGGGGCGGGTGGGCTGGTACGGCGAACCCGGCCCCCTGCTGGATCAGCTGGCAGGTTCCTTCGACCGAGCGACCGCGCCGCTGCAATGGCCCGCTTACATCTTTGCCACCGTTGCCCGCGAGGACTCGTTCACGCTGCTCTTCGCGGCCGATCACTCTCTGGTGGATGGTTACTCCCTGATCATGGGCCAGTACGAACTCGTGGCGCTCTACACCGCGCACCGGCGCAAGGTGGAGCCCGACCTGCCGCCGGTGGGGTCGTACGTGGACTTCAGTGCCCATCAGCGGCGAGAGGCAGACTCGGCAGGCGCCGAGCACGAAGCCGTTGCGGTGTGGGCCGACTTCCTGCGCGACTCGGGCGGGGAACTGCCCCGGTTCGACATCGCCGACGAGGACGGGACGCCGGTCGAGGCACCGACCCCGTCGCCACAACCGGGTACCGATCTGATCCCCCAGGGTTCGATCACGGCGGATCTACTCGACGATGAACAGACCAACCGATTCACGGCGGTGTGCTCAGCGGCCGGCGGCTCGTTGCTGTCCGGGGTGATGGCGGCCCTGGCGATCGTCTACGCCGAGCTCGGCGGGGGCCCGGTGTTCCGGTGTGTCATTCCCCGGCACACGCGCACCGATCAACAGTGGTTCGGGGCACTCGGCTGGTTCGTCGCCACGGTCCCCTTTCGTCTCGACACCTCAGGCGCGGCCGATTTCGGACAGATCATCGCCCGTGCCGCGGACGAGATGCGGCGCGTCCGCAAAGCCGGGAACCTGCCCTACCTGCGGGTCGGTGAGATCCTCGGACACACGGGAGACACAGACATCCCCGACCCCAGATTCGTCGTCTCGTTCATCGATCTGCGTTTCGCCCCCGGACACGCAGAGGCAGACGCAGGTCGGGCGAGGATGCTGCGCAGCCACAACTACTCGAACGAAGAGGTGTACATCTGGGTGCACCGCACTGCTTCGGGCATCCGCATCTCGTCCCGCTTCCCGGCACAGGGCCGCACTCATCGGCAGGTCGGACGTTATCTCGGCGCCTTCGGAGACTTTCTCAAAGAGGTCGGCAATCGCAGCACCTACGGGCCGCAACCGGGCGACCCCGAGCGCGAATCGGCGACTTGA
- a CDS encoding condensation domain-containing protein, translating to MHVTTIDRYSPAPGVLLRWSVDSSADRVVASAVPPSFNQTFHLAGAEDGTIWLAAAFDVDGRVDTKALERAYRLLIARHGTLHSGFVRTDGGIGRELHDASHITLVARAGIETTSSADLRDLLWNSLNDACHPFGFPAYLLAAIDRADRSTVFCGFDHSHVDAYSMSIIVGDLHQLYHAAKAEPGGFIADEMRMAGNFVDYCAAESDAAPIGRSDPRMRAWLAFFDEHENTAPSFPLDLGLLPGERAPQAVDLRHLLGPEATDRFDSRCRSAGASTFAGVLSAMAQTVRGFGGGPQMSMLFPVHTRRSEPWQNAVGWFTTNAPLEVVAAENFDETVARTGPALRAAVKLGEVPVPQVLEAIGGIHRRRDDIFMVSYVDYRRLPGSGTHEEIGATHISNVTTADDVQFWISRTDRGLALRTRYPDTETAVAVIGTFLDELGRRLATEW from the coding sequence TTGCACGTCACCACGATTGACCGCTACTCGCCCGCCCCCGGCGTCCTCCTGCGGTGGTCGGTGGACAGCTCCGCGGATCGCGTGGTCGCCTCCGCGGTGCCACCCTCGTTCAATCAGACCTTTCATCTCGCCGGCGCGGAAGACGGAACCATCTGGCTGGCAGCAGCTTTCGATGTGGACGGCCGAGTCGACACCAAAGCGCTCGAACGGGCGTACCGCCTCTTGATCGCACGGCACGGGACCTTGCACAGCGGATTCGTCCGAACCGACGGCGGAATAGGACGCGAACTGCACGACGCGTCGCACATCACCCTCGTTGCGCGCGCCGGGATCGAGACGACGTCGTCGGCCGATCTCCGCGATCTGCTGTGGAACTCACTGAACGATGCCTGCCACCCGTTCGGCTTTCCGGCCTACCTGTTGGCGGCCATCGACCGTGCCGACCGGTCCACGGTGTTCTGCGGATTCGATCACTCACACGTGGACGCCTACTCCATGTCGATCATCGTGGGTGATCTGCACCAGCTCTACCACGCAGCCAAGGCCGAACCGGGTGGTTTCATCGCAGACGAGATGCGGATGGCCGGCAACTTCGTCGACTACTGCGCCGCGGAATCCGATGCTGCGCCCATCGGGCGGTCCGACCCCCGCATGCGGGCGTGGCTGGCATTCTTCGACGAGCACGAGAACACCGCCCCTTCGTTTCCACTCGACCTCGGGCTGCTCCCGGGCGAGAGAGCGCCGCAGGCGGTCGACCTACGTCATCTGCTCGGACCCGAGGCCACCGACCGCTTCGACAGCCGATGTCGGAGCGCCGGGGCGAGCACTTTCGCCGGAGTGCTCTCGGCGATGGCACAGACAGTTCGCGGCTTCGGCGGTGGACCGCAGATGTCCATGCTCTTCCCTGTACACACCCGACGCTCAGAGCCGTGGCAGAACGCGGTCGGGTGGTTCACCACCAATGCACCGCTCGAGGTGGTCGCGGCCGAGAACTTCGATGAGACCGTCGCCCGCACGGGGCCCGCGTTACGCGCGGCGGTGAAGTTGGGTGAGGTGCCGGTGCCCCAGGTGCTCGAGGCGATCGGCGGTATCCACCGCCGTCGCGACGACATCTTCATGGTCTCGTACGTCGACTATCGGAGACTGCCCGGCTCGGGCACACACGAGGAGATCGGGGCGACCCACATCTCGAACGTCACCACCGCCGACGACGTCCAGTTCTGGATCTCCCGAACAGATCGGGGACTGGCGCTGCGCACCCGCTACCCGGACACCGAAACCGCTGTAGCCGTCATCGGTACCTTCCTCGACGAACTCGGGCGCAGACTCGCCACCGAGTGGTGA
- a CDS encoding SufE family protein, whose translation MTAALDEIAEDFSALTDSEKIQLLLEFSDELPELPDDLAEAAMEPVPECQSPLFLSVDASNRDSVQLYFSAPPQAPTTRGFASILYQGLNGAGADEILAVPGDFYTRLGLESAISPLRLRGMSAMLSRIKAHLGPSSPVPGR comes from the coding sequence GTGACGGCCGCCCTCGATGAGATCGCCGAGGACTTCTCGGCGCTCACCGACTCCGAGAAGATCCAGCTGCTGCTCGAGTTCTCCGACGAACTCCCCGAGCTGCCGGACGATCTCGCCGAAGCGGCGATGGAACCCGTACCCGAATGCCAGTCGCCGCTGTTCCTCTCGGTGGACGCGAGCAACCGCGATTCGGTGCAGCTGTACTTCAGCGCGCCGCCTCAGGCACCGACGACCCGTGGCTTCGCGTCCATCCTGTACCAGGGCCTCAACGGTGCCGGTGCTGACGAGATCCTTGCCGTACCAGGCGACTTCTACACACGGCTGGGACTGGAATCGGCGATCAGCCCGTTGCGACTGCGTGGGATGTCGGCCATGTTGTCGCGGATCAAGGCACATCTGGGCCCGTCGAGCCCGGTGCCGGGACGATGA
- a CDS encoding nucleoside triphosphate pyrophosphatase: MTRVVLASASPARLRILRAAGVDPLVEVSDVDEDALIAQLGDTASPSDVVTALAKAKADDVAAHPGISSIDDAVVIGCDSMLHHRGILSGKPHTPDVARAQWLSMRGSVADLLTGHCVLRIRGGSVVAEAVAFAGTTIRFGSPTDEQVDAYVATGEPLAVAGAFTLDGLGGWFIDGVDGDPSSVIGISLPLVRTLIDQLGVSVTDLWSAR; encoded by the coding sequence ATGACCCGGGTGGTCCTGGCATCGGCGTCGCCCGCACGCCTGCGGATCCTGCGGGCCGCCGGTGTCGATCCACTGGTCGAGGTCTCGGATGTCGATGAAGATGCGCTGATCGCGCAGCTCGGAGACACCGCATCTCCCTCCGACGTCGTGACGGCCCTCGCGAAGGCCAAGGCGGACGATGTCGCCGCCCATCCGGGCATCTCCTCGATTGACGACGCGGTTGTCATCGGGTGTGATTCGATGCTGCACCATCGCGGCATCCTGTCCGGCAAACCTCACACTCCCGATGTGGCTCGCGCTCAATGGCTTTCGATGCGCGGGTCGGTCGCCGACCTGTTGACAGGCCACTGTGTGCTTCGGATACGCGGAGGCTCGGTGGTAGCGGAGGCTGTCGCGTTCGCGGGCACCACGATTCGTTTCGGTTCGCCCACCGACGAGCAGGTGGACGCATACGTCGCCACCGGCGAACCACTGGCGGTGGCCGGCGCATTCACGCTCGACGGGCTCGGGGGCTGGTTCATCGACGGTGTCGATGGCGACCCGTCGTCGGTGATCGGGATCAGTCTGCCGCTGGTTCGGACCTTGATCGACCAACTCGGGGTCAGCGTGACCGACTTGTGGTCGGCACGTTGA
- a CDS encoding acyl-CoA carboxylase subunit epsilon, with protein MSADNTPETNAADGTGDAAAARPFLRIVKGNPSDAEIAAVVGVFASAGGSGVEEDPGPRNLWGTPSDRLRAAGGLAPNAFPNLAFGY; from the coding sequence GTGAGTGCAGACAACACGCCAGAGACGAACGCTGCGGACGGCACCGGTGATGCCGCTGCGGCTCGGCCTTTCCTGCGAATCGTCAAAGGGAACCCATCGGATGCCGAGATCGCCGCGGTCGTCGGTGTTTTCGCCTCGGCAGGGGGTTCGGGTGTGGAAGAGGACCCGGGGCCACGCAACCTGTGGGGCACCCCGTCCGACCGACTGCGTGCGGCCGGTGGTCTTGCTCCCAACGCTTTTCCGAACCTGGCCTTCGGTTACTGA
- the uraH gene encoding hydroxyisourate hydrolase, with protein MSDLSTHVLDAVTGKPASGLTVILYDSEGAELASSTTDSDGRIGSLAGRGLTEGVYRLLFDTGKWFADNHIEGFYPEVAITFSVTDTTRHHHVPLLLSPFAYSTYRGS; from the coding sequence GTGAGTGACCTCAGCACCCACGTTCTCGATGCGGTCACGGGCAAGCCGGCCAGCGGCCTCACGGTCATCCTCTACGATTCAGAAGGCGCCGAACTCGCCTCCAGCACAACCGATTCCGATGGTCGTATCGGATCGCTCGCCGGTCGCGGGCTCACCGAGGGCGTCTACCGGCTGCTTTTCGACACCGGCAAGTGGTTCGCCGACAACCACATCGAGGGTTTCTACCCGGAGGTGGCGATCACGTTCTCTGTCACCGATACCACCAGGCACCACCACGTACCCCTGTTGCTGAGCCCGTTCGCCTACTCGACCTACCGCGGCAGCTGA
- a CDS encoding acetyl/propionyl/methylcrotonyl-CoA carboxylase subunit alpha, protein MPSHASTALTKVLIANRGEIAVRVIRAAKDAGLTSVAVYAEPDADALFVKLADEAFALGGQTSAESYLVFDKILDAAAKSGADAIHPGYGFLSENADFAQAVIDAGLTWIGPSPQSIRDLGDKVTARHIALKANAPMAPGTKDPVKDAGEVVAFAEEHGVPVAIKAAFGGGGRGMKVAYTIEEIPELFDSATREAVSAFGRGECFVERYLDKARHVEAQVIADQHGNVIVAGTRDCSLQRRFQKLVEEAPAPFLTTEQREKIHSSAKAICKEAGYYGAGTVEFLVGSDGLVSFLEVNTRLQVEHPVTEETAGIDLVRQQFRIAAGEKLEFTEDPTPRGHSFEFRINGEDAGRGFLPAPGPITVYKEPTGPGVRVDSGVVEGDVIGGGFDSMLAKLIVTGENREQALERSRRALAEFQVEGLATVIPFHRHIVSNPAFIGDGEGFDIYTKWIETDWDNPIEPYTGGQPIEDDDNEPRKTVVVEVGGRRLEVSLPGDLALGGGGSNGVATKKPKARTRAKGGNAAVSGDAVTAPMQGTVVKVSVTEGQEVAAGDLVVVLEAMKMENPVTAHKDGVVTGLAVEAGAAVTQGTVLFELK, encoded by the coding sequence GTGCCAAGTCACGCCAGCACAGCACTCACGAAAGTCCTCATCGCCAACCGAGGCGAGATCGCGGTACGGGTCATCCGGGCTGCCAAGGACGCCGGATTGACCAGCGTCGCGGTGTACGCCGAACCGGACGCCGATGCTCTGTTCGTGAAGCTCGCCGACGAGGCTTTCGCACTGGGCGGTCAGACCTCGGCCGAGTCGTACCTGGTTTTCGACAAGATCCTCGACGCCGCGGCCAAGTCCGGGGCCGACGCCATCCACCCCGGCTACGGCTTCCTCTCGGAGAACGCCGACTTCGCCCAGGCTGTCATCGACGCCGGGCTCACCTGGATCGGGCCGTCGCCCCAGTCGATCCGCGACCTCGGTGACAAGGTCACCGCACGTCACATCGCGCTGAAGGCCAACGCCCCGATGGCCCCGGGTACCAAGGACCCAGTCAAGGACGCGGGTGAGGTCGTGGCCTTCGCCGAGGAGCACGGTGTCCCCGTCGCCATCAAGGCGGCATTCGGCGGCGGCGGCCGCGGCATGAAGGTCGCCTACACGATCGAAGAGATCCCCGAACTGTTCGACTCGGCCACCCGTGAGGCAGTGTCGGCATTCGGTCGCGGAGAGTGCTTCGTCGAGCGCTACCTCGACAAGGCGCGCCACGTGGAGGCCCAGGTCATCGCCGACCAGCACGGCAACGTGATCGTGGCAGGCACCCGCGACTGCTCGCTGCAACGCCGCTTCCAGAAGCTCGTCGAAGAGGCGCCGGCACCGTTCCTCACCACCGAGCAGCGCGAGAAGATCCATTCCTCGGCCAAAGCCATCTGCAAGGAAGCCGGCTACTACGGCGCGGGCACGGTGGAGTTCCTCGTCGGTTCCGACGGCCTCGTGTCGTTCCTCGAGGTCAACACCCGTCTGCAGGTCGAACACCCCGTCACCGAGGAAACCGCCGGCATCGACCTCGTCCGCCAGCAGTTCCGCATCGCAGCAGGCGAAAAGCTCGAGTTCACCGAGGATCCGACCCCTCGCGGCCACTCGTTCGAGTTCCGCATCAACGGTGAGGATGCCGGCCGCGGCTTCCTCCCGGCTCCCGGGCCGATCACCGTCTACAAGGAGCCGACCGGCCCCGGCGTCCGCGTCGATTCCGGCGTCGTCGAAGGCGACGTGATCGGCGGCGGGTTCGACTCCATGCTTGCCAAGCTGATCGTCACCGGTGAGAACCGTGAGCAGGCGCTCGAGCGGTCACGACGCGCGTTGGCCGAGTTCCAGGTGGAGGGTCTGGCGACTGTCATCCCGTTCCACCGCCACATCGTGTCCAACCCGGCCTTCATCGGTGACGGCGAGGGCTTCGACATCTACACCAAGTGGATCGAGACCGATTGGGACAACCCGATCGAGCCCTACACCGGTGGACAGCCCATCGAGGACGACGACAACGAGCCCCGCAAGACCGTGGTGGTCGAGGTCGGCGGACGGCGCCTCGAGGTGTCGCTGCCGGGCGATCTGGCCCTGGGTGGTGGCGGATCCAATGGAGTCGCCACGAAGAAGCCCAAGGCACGCACACGCGCCAAGGGCGGCAACGCCGCTGTGTCCGGTGACGCCGTCACCGCGCCCATGCAGGGCACCGTCGTCAAGGTCTCGGTCACCGAGGGCCAGGAAGTCGCCGCGGGCGATCTGGTTGTCGTTCTCGAGGCCATGAAGATGGAGAACCCGGTCACCGCCCACAAGGACGGTGTCGTGACAGGCCTGGCCGTCGAGGCCGGCGCAGCGGTCACCCAGGGCACGGTCCTGTTCGAGCTGAAGTAG
- the uraD gene encoding 2-oxo-4-hydroxy-4-carboxy-5-ureidoimidazoline decarboxylase, with protein sequence MRRVDWRGLESFNELRERQAIHALYQCCTSCIWAIRVAAGRPFPDEEALYNRSDLILAELSEADLDEALDGHPRIGDRPTNSSSAREQSGVAGADEAVLAELKRCNAEYEEKFGHVYLVFADGRPATELLAILHERMNNDPETERRVMRMELAKINRRRLRLMLEPAIRYVDEGEDAAS encoded by the coding sequence GTGCGACGAGTTGACTGGCGAGGACTCGAGAGTTTCAACGAGTTGCGCGAGCGCCAGGCGATCCACGCCCTCTACCAGTGCTGCACGTCGTGCATCTGGGCGATCCGGGTGGCGGCGGGCAGGCCGTTCCCGGACGAAGAAGCCCTCTACAACCGCTCGGATCTGATCCTGGCCGAGTTGTCCGAGGCAGACCTGGACGAGGCGCTCGACGGGCACCCCCGGATCGGTGACCGGCCGACGAACTCGTCGTCAGCCCGCGAGCAGTCCGGGGTCGCCGGCGCAGACGAGGCTGTTCTGGCCGAGCTCAAGCGGTGCAACGCCGAGTACGAGGAGAAGTTCGGCCATGTGTACCTGGTCTTCGCCGATGGACGACCCGCCACGGAGCTGCTGGCAATTCTGCACGAACGCATGAACAATGATCCGGAAACTGAAAGGCGGGTCATGCGAATGGAATTGGCGAAGATCAATCGTCGGCGGCTACGACTCATGTTGGAGCCGGCTATCAGATACGTCGACGAAGGAGAGGACGCCGCGTCGTGA
- a CDS encoding NTP transferase domain-containing protein, which yields MPEHGTVVGVLLAAGAGTRYGMPKILAHQGDWLRAGVGALGDGGCGQVLVTIGAAAPEMPGGARAVQVPDWRRGLSESVRTALLEAADVPDLVGVVLHVVDIPDVTGEQVRRLLDACGPRPDRLGRAGFAGSAGHPVYLGADHLDGVLESLSGGRGAGPYLAARTDVIEVDCTDLGTGLDHDRPDV from the coding sequence ATGCCAGAGCATGGAACGGTGGTCGGGGTTCTGCTGGCCGCAGGCGCGGGCACCAGGTACGGGATGCCGAAAATACTTGCTCATCAGGGTGATTGGCTACGTGCCGGGGTGGGTGCGCTCGGCGACGGCGGATGCGGACAGGTGCTCGTCACCATCGGTGCCGCTGCCCCGGAGATGCCCGGAGGAGCGCGGGCCGTACAGGTGCCTGACTGGCGCAGGGGCTTGAGCGAGTCGGTCCGCACGGCGCTTCTGGAAGCCGCCGACGTCCCCGATCTCGTCGGAGTGGTTTTACATGTTGTTGACATCCCGGACGTGACGGGCGAGCAGGTGCGGCGACTTCTGGACGCGTGCGGCCCCCGACCCGACCGACTGGGCAGAGCCGGATTCGCGGGGTCTGCCGGACATCCGGTCTACCTCGGGGCAGATCATCTCGATGGGGTCCTGGAGTCGTTGTCAGGGGGCCGTGGGGCGGGACCCTATCTCGCGGCCCGTACCGACGTCATCGAGGTCGACTGCACCGACCTCGGCACCGGGCTGGACCACGACCGTCCAGACGTCTGA
- the pucL gene encoding factor-independent urate hydroxylase, which translates to MGIILGENQYGKAENRVVRIYRDTPRHEIKDINVGSTLRGDFAAAYTDGDQRKVLPTDTQKQTAYAYAKEKGIESIEKYALELARHFVDDFEPVSGARIEVEEYAWERAVVDGAEHDHTWVRKGQETRTADITVEGKGDAQRTWVIGGLKDLVLLKSTGSEFHDFLEDEYTILEPTTDRVMATSLVAKWRFTTTDVDWEALYPAIKQIIINRFATVQSLALQQTLYEIGKTILETYDVIAEVRLSAPNKHHFIYDLSPFGLENNKEVFNADDRPYGLIQGTVTRDDAPDAGPAWNPQMAWLG; encoded by the coding sequence ATGGGCATCATCCTGGGTGAGAACCAGTACGGGAAAGCCGAGAACCGGGTGGTGCGGATCTATCGCGACACCCCCAGGCACGAGATCAAGGACATCAACGTCGGCAGCACCCTTCGCGGCGACTTCGCCGCGGCCTACACCGACGGTGACCAGCGGAAGGTGCTGCCCACCGACACGCAGAAACAGACCGCTTATGCCTACGCCAAAGAAAAGGGCATCGAGTCGATCGAGAAGTACGCGCTCGAACTCGCCCGCCATTTCGTGGACGACTTCGAACCGGTGTCCGGGGCAAGGATCGAGGTCGAGGAGTACGCCTGGGAACGCGCCGTGGTCGACGGTGCCGAGCACGACCACACATGGGTCCGTAAGGGTCAGGAGACCCGGACCGCCGACATCACCGTGGAAGGCAAGGGTGATGCCCAGCGGACGTGGGTGATCGGAGGCCTCAAAGACCTGGTGCTGTTGAAGTCGACCGGTTCGGAGTTCCACGACTTCCTCGAAGACGAATACACGATCCTCGAACCGACCACCGACCGGGTGATGGCCACATCGCTGGTGGCCAAATGGCGTTTCACCACGACCGATGTCGATTGGGAGGCGCTCTACCCGGCCATCAAACAGATCATCATCAACCGCTTTGCGACCGTGCAATCGCTCGCCTTGCAACAGACCCTCTATGAGATCGGGAAGACCATCCTGGAGACCTACGACGTGATCGCCGAGGTACGCCTGTCGGCTCCCAACAAGCATCACTTCATCTACGACCTGTCTCCGTTCGGCCTGGAGAACAACAAGGAGGTCTTCAATGCCGACGACCGTCCCTACGGTTTGATCCAGGGCACGGTGACCCGCGACGATGCGCCGGACGCAGGCCCGGCATGGAATCCGCAGATGGCGTGGCTGGGCTAG